A section of the Pseudomonas flavescens genome encodes:
- the garD gene encoding galactarate dehydratase — translation MDLIQHLDSPRYIRLHADDNVGVVVNEQGVAAGGRFADGLEALEGIPQSHKVSLVAIPEGGNVVRYGEVIGYALNPIAAGTWVTEAVLRMPEPPVLDNLPKATIKAPVPAPLEGYTFEGFRNPDGTVGTRNILGVTTTVQCVVGVLDHCVDRVRKEILPKYPNVDDVVALSHSYGCGVAINAPDAVVPIRTLYNISRNPNLGGQALVISLGCEKLQANQLMDGDQLTNGMQEEEWLFRLQDSSTGFVGMVEEIMAMIETRLKVLDQRRRETVPASELVVGMQCGGSDAFSGITANPALGVASDLLVRAGATVMFSENTEVRDGIHLLTPRAATTEIADALIHEMDWYDRYLERGMADRSANTTPGNKKGGLNNIVEKAMGSIAKSGNSPIAGVVSPGERIRGKGLYFCATPASDFICGTLQLAAGMNLHIFTTGRGTPYGLSMVPVIKVATRTQLAERWPDLIDVDAGQITSGRMTLDEMGWHIFQLYLDVASGKKQTWAEKHRLHNDLVLFNPAPVT, via the coding sequence ATGGATCTCATTCAACATCTGGACTCCCCGCGTTACATCCGCCTGCACGCCGACGACAACGTCGGCGTAGTGGTCAATGAACAGGGGGTGGCGGCCGGTGGCCGTTTCGCCGATGGCCTGGAGGCGCTGGAGGGCATTCCGCAGAGCCACAAGGTGTCGCTGGTGGCGATTCCCGAAGGTGGCAACGTGGTGCGTTATGGTGAGGTGATCGGCTATGCCCTGAACCCCATCGCCGCTGGCACCTGGGTGACCGAGGCGGTGCTGCGCATGCCCGAGCCGCCGGTGCTGGACAACCTGCCCAAGGCGACGATCAAGGCCCCGGTGCCCGCGCCGCTGGAAGGCTACACATTCGAAGGCTTCCGCAACCCGGACGGCACCGTCGGCACGCGCAACATCCTCGGCGTGACCACCACCGTGCAGTGCGTGGTCGGCGTGCTCGACCATTGCGTCGACCGCGTGCGCAAGGAAATCCTTCCCAAATACCCCAACGTCGACGATGTGGTGGCGCTGTCGCACAGCTATGGCTGTGGCGTGGCGATCAACGCGCCGGACGCCGTGGTGCCCATTCGCACCCTCTACAACATCAGCCGCAATCCCAACCTCGGTGGCCAGGCGCTGGTGATCAGCCTGGGCTGCGAAAAGCTGCAGGCCAACCAGTTGATGGATGGCGACCAGCTCACCAACGGCATGCAAGAGGAGGAGTGGCTGTTCCGTCTGCAGGACTCCAGCACCGGCTTCGTCGGCATGGTCGAAGAAATCATGGCGATGATCGAGACGCGCCTGAAGGTGCTCGATCAGCGTCGCCGGGAAACCGTACCGGCCTCCGAGCTGGTGGTCGGCATGCAGTGCGGCGGCAGTGACGCGTTCTCCGGTATCACCGCCAACCCGGCCCTTGGCGTGGCCTCGGACCTGCTGGTGCGCGCTGGCGCCACCGTGATGTTCTCGGAAAACACCGAAGTGCGTGACGGCATCCATCTGCTCACCCCGCGGGCCGCGACCACCGAAATCGCCGATGCGCTGATTCATGAGATGGACTGGTACGACCGTTATCTGGAACGCGGCATGGCCGATCGCAGCGCCAACACCACGCCAGGCAACAAGAAGGGCGGCCTCAACAACATCGTCGAAAAGGCCATGGGCTCCATTGCCAAGTCCGGCAACAGCCCGATTGCCGGGGTCGTCTCCCCGGGTGAGCGAATTCGTGGCAAGGGCCTGTACTTCTGCGCCACCCCGGCCAGTGATTTCATCTGCGGCACGCTGCAACTGGCGGCCGGTATGAACCTGCACATCTTCACCACTGGTCGCGGTACCCCCTATGGCCTGTCCATGGTGCCGGTGATCAAGGTGGCTACCCGTACGCAACTGGCGGAGCGCTGGCCGGATCTGATCGACGTCGATGCCGGGCAGATCACTTCGGGGCGCATGACCCTCGATGAAATGGGCTGGCACATTTTCCAGCTCTACCTGGATGTCGCCAGCGGTAAGAAGCAGACTTGGGCGGAGAAGCATCGTCTGCACAACGACCTCGTTCTCTTCAACCCCGCTCCAGTGACCTGA
- a CDS encoding MFS transporter, translating to MGDTKKTHVRYLILLMLFLVTTINYADRATISIAGSSMQKDLGIDAITLGYIFSAFGWAYVIGQIPGGWLLDRFGSKRVYAAGIFIWSLFTLLQGFVGMMPVAWAVVTLFVLRFMVGFAEAPSFPGNARIVAAWFPTAERGTASAIFNSAQYFATALFAPLMGWIVYTYGWEHVFVVMGVLGIVFAGVWMKTIYNPKEHPSVSAAEVEYIANNGGLVDMDQAKGSGGPKWNYITQLLTNRMMVGVYLGQYCINAITYFFLTWFPVYLVQERGMTILKAGIIASLPAIMGFIGGVLGGVISDWLLRRGHSLTLARKLPIVCGLMLSTSMVLCNYVSAEWMVVGFMTLAFFGKGLGALGWAVVSDTSPKQIAGLSGGLFNTFGNIASITTPIVIGYIISATGSFKWALVYVGANALVAVCSYLFIVGPIKRVVLKDENGQALNDQASPAPAT from the coding sequence ATGGGAGACACGAAGAAAACCCACGTCCGTTACCTGATACTGCTGATGCTGTTTCTGGTAACCACCATCAACTACGCCGACCGCGCCACCATCTCCATCGCTGGCTCCAGCATGCAGAAGGATCTCGGCATCGATGCGATCACCCTTGGCTACATCTTCTCGGCCTTCGGCTGGGCCTATGTGATCGGGCAGATCCCGGGTGGTTGGCTGCTCGACCGTTTCGGCTCCAAGCGCGTGTATGCCGCTGGCATCTTCATCTGGTCGCTGTTCACTCTGCTGCAGGGCTTCGTCGGCATGATGCCGGTCGCCTGGGCCGTGGTGACCCTGTTCGTATTGCGCTTCATGGTCGGCTTCGCCGAAGCGCCTTCGTTCCCGGGTAACGCCCGTATCGTCGCCGCCTGGTTCCCGACGGCGGAACGGGGCACGGCATCGGCCATCTTCAACTCGGCGCAGTATTTCGCCACCGCGCTGTTCGCACCGCTGATGGGCTGGATCGTCTACACCTACGGCTGGGAGCACGTGTTCGTGGTCATGGGCGTACTGGGCATCGTCTTCGCCGGCGTGTGGATGAAAACCATCTACAACCCCAAGGAGCACCCGAGCGTCAGCGCTGCCGAGGTCGAGTACATCGCCAACAACGGTGGGCTGGTCGATATGGATCAGGCGAAGGGCAGCGGTGGTCCGAAGTGGAACTACATCACCCAGTTGCTCACCAACCGCATGATGGTCGGTGTCTATCTGGGCCAGTACTGCATCAATGCCATCACCTATTTCTTCCTCACCTGGTTCCCCGTGTACCTGGTGCAGGAGCGCGGCATGACCATTCTCAAGGCCGGCATCATCGCCTCCTTGCCAGCGATCATGGGCTTCATCGGCGGTGTGCTGGGCGGGGTGATTTCCGACTGGCTGCTGCGTCGCGGCCACAGCCTGACCCTGGCGCGCAAGTTGCCGATCGTCTGCGGCCTGATGCTGTCGACCAGCATGGTGCTGTGCAACTACGTGTCGGCCGAGTGGATGGTCGTCGGGTTCATGACCCTCGCATTCTTTGGTAAAGGTCTCGGGGCCCTCGGTTGGGCCGTGGTATCGGATACTTCGCCCAAGCAGATCGCTGGCCTGTCCGGCGGCCTGTTCAACACCTTCGGCAACATCGCTTCGATCACTACCCCGATCGTCATCGGCTACATCATCAGCGCCACCGGCTCGTTCAAGTGGGCACTGGTGTACGTCGGCGCCAACGCACTGGTCGCGGTCTGCAGCTACCTGTTCATCGTCGGCCCGATCAAGCGTGTCGTGCTGAAGGATGAAAACGGCCAGGCGCTCAACGATCAGGCTTCGCCTGCTCCGGCGACCTGA
- a CDS encoding LacI family DNA-binding transcriptional regulator, with protein sequence MAKKSSRSSSSAAPANKGASVTLIDVAKVAGVSPITVSRALHRPEVVSEDARKKVLEAVRVTGYVPNMLAGGLASNKSRLIAIFVPTIAHSIFAETVQSLMDHLTAAGYQTMIGLTGYSAEQEERLLGAVLGRRPDGIVLTGTLHTEESRLRLQAAGIPVVEAWDLGASPIDMQVGFSHEKVGQALANHLHGKGYRRFAIVSVDDSRAFRRGNSVIAQLKELGVDEVPMAVLGAPATLQSGREGLRQLLADGHQPQVIVCSSDTVAQGILAEAASRGIEVPGQLAVMGFGDLSSAAHLHPALSTVNVDGARMGKQVANALLQRFRDAGEQAPVRVDTGFTLVDRSTT encoded by the coding sequence ATGGCAAAGAAATCCTCTCGCTCCTCATCTTCTGCTGCCCCGGCGAACAAGGGCGCGAGCGTTACCCTGATCGATGTGGCCAAGGTCGCTGGCGTTTCGCCGATCACCGTATCGCGCGCGCTGCACCGGCCCGAGGTGGTCAGCGAGGATGCGCGCAAGAAGGTACTCGAAGCGGTGCGGGTGACCGGTTACGTGCCGAACATGCTGGCCGGTGGTCTGGCGTCGAACAAGAGTCGGTTGATCGCCATCTTCGTGCCGACCATCGCTCACTCGATCTTCGCCGAGACCGTACAGTCGCTGATGGATCACCTGACTGCCGCCGGCTACCAGACCATGATCGGCCTCACCGGCTATTCCGCCGAGCAGGAAGAGCGGCTGCTCGGCGCGGTGCTGGGGCGGCGCCCCGACGGCATCGTGCTGACCGGCACGTTGCACACCGAGGAGAGTCGGCTGCGTTTGCAGGCCGCGGGCATTCCCGTGGTCGAGGCCTGGGATCTGGGCGCGTCTCCCATCGACATGCAGGTGGGCTTCTCCCACGAAAAGGTCGGCCAGGCGCTCGCCAATCATCTGCACGGCAAGGGCTATCGACGCTTTGCCATCGTCTCTGTGGACGACTCCCGGGCCTTCAGACGTGGCAACAGCGTGATCGCGCAGCTCAAGGAGCTGGGGGTCGATGAAGTACCCATGGCGGTGCTTGGCGCGCCCGCCACGCTGCAAAGCGGGCGGGAAGGGTTGCGCCAGTTGCTTGCCGACGGTCATCAGCCGCAGGTGATCGTCTGCAGTTCGGACACCGTGGCCCAGGGCATCCTGGCCGAGGCGGCGAGCCGCGGCATCGAGGTTCCCGGGCAGTTGGCGGTGATGGGCTTTGGTGATCTGTCCAGCGCAGCGCACCTGCATCCGGCGCTGTCGACGGTGAACGTCGACGGCGCGCGTATGGGCAAGCAGGTCGCCAACGCACTGTTGCAGCGCTTTCGCGATGCTGGCGAGCAGGCTCCCGTGCGTGTGGATACCGGTTTCACGCTGGTCGACCGCTCTACTACCTGA
- the kdgD gene encoding 5-dehydro-4-deoxyglucarate dehydratase: MTPQELKTVLSSGLLSFPLTDFDAAGEFNPAGYVRRLEWLAPYGATALFAAGGTGEFFSLAADEYSSVIKTAVDTCSGSVPILAGVGGSTRQAIQYAQEAERLGAKGLLLLPHYLTEASQEGVAAHVEQVCKSVKIGVVVYNRNVCRLTAPLLEQLAERCPNLIGYKDGLGDIELMVSIRRRLGDRLTYLGGLPTAEVYAAAYKALGVPVYSSAVFNFIPKTAMEFYHAIAREDHATVGKIIDDFFLPYLDIRNLTAGYGVSIVKAGAKIAGYDAGPVRAPLTDLLPAEYEKLAALIDAQGAQ, translated from the coding sequence ATGACTCCACAAGAACTAAAAACCGTCCTCTCCTCCGGCCTGCTGTCCTTCCCGCTGACCGACTTCGATGCCGCTGGTGAATTCAACCCGGCCGGCTACGTGCGTCGCCTCGAGTGGCTGGCCCCGTACGGCGCCACCGCTCTGTTCGCGGCAGGCGGTACCGGTGAGTTCTTCTCCCTGGCTGCCGACGAATACTCGTCCGTCATCAAGACCGCCGTCGACACCTGCTCCGGTAGCGTGCCAATCCTCGCTGGCGTGGGTGGTTCCACTCGCCAGGCCATCCAGTACGCACAGGAAGCCGAGCGCCTGGGCGCCAAAGGTCTGCTGCTGCTGCCGCATTACCTGACCGAGGCCTCGCAGGAAGGCGTTGCCGCCCACGTCGAGCAGGTCTGCAAATCGGTGAAGATCGGTGTGGTGGTCTACAACCGTAACGTCTGCCGCCTGACCGCTCCGTTGCTGGAGCAACTGGCCGAGCGTTGCCCGAACCTGATCGGTTACAAGGACGGCCTGGGCGACATCGAACTGATGGTCTCGATCCGCCGTCGCCTGGGTGATCGTCTCACCTACCTGGGCGGCCTGCCGACCGCTGAGGTCTATGCCGCTGCTTACAAGGCGCTGGGCGTACCGGTTTACTCGTCGGCGGTGTTCAACTTCATTCCGAAGACTGCGATGGAGTTCTACCACGCGATCGCTCGTGAAGATCACGCCACCGTTGGCAAGATCATCGATGACTTCTTCCTGCCGTACCTGGATATCCGCAACCTGACAGCCGGTTACGGGGTCAGCATCGTCAAGGCTGGCGCCAAGATCGCCGGCTACGACGCCGGCCCGGTCCGTGCGCCGCTGACCGACCTGTTGCCGGCCGAGTACGAGAAACTGGCTGCGCTGATCGACGCCCAGGGCGCTCAGTAA
- the kdgD gene encoding 5-dehydro-4-deoxyglucarate dehydratase, with amino-acid sequence MTPQELKSVLSSGLLSFPLTDFDAQGEFNPEGYVRRLEWLAPYGATALFAAGGTGEFFSLAADEYSSVIKTAVDTCAGSVPILAGVGGSTRQAIQYAQEAERLGAKGLLLLPHYLTEASQEGVAAHVEQVCKSVKIGVVVYNRNVCRLTAPLLEQLAERCPNLIGYKDGLGDIELMVSIRRRLGDRFSYLGGLPTAEVYAAAYKALGVPVYSSAVFNFIPKTAMDFYHAIAKDDHATVAKIIDDFFLPYLDIRNRKSGYAVSIVKAGAKISGYDAGPVRAPLTDLLPGEYEQLAALIKAQGAQ; translated from the coding sequence ATGACCCCACAAGAATTAAAATCCGTCCTCTCCTCCGGTCTGCTGTCTTTCCCGCTGACCGATTTCGATGCCCAAGGCGAATTCAATCCCGAAGGTTACGTGCGCCGCCTCGAGTGGCTGGCCCCGTACGGCGCCACCGCTCTGTTCGCGGCTGGCGGTACCGGTGAATTCTTCTCCCTGGCTGCCGACGAGTACTCGTCCGTCATCAAGACCGCCGTCGACACTTGCGCCGGTAGCGTGCCAATCCTCGCTGGCGTGGGCGGTTCCACTCGCCAGGCCATCCAGTACGCCCAGGAAGCCGAGCGCCTTGGCGCCAAGGGCCTGCTGCTGCTGCCGCACTACCTGACCGAAGCGTCGCAGGAAGGCGTTGCCGCCCACGTCGAGCAGGTCTGCAAATCGGTGAAGATCGGTGTGGTGGTCTACAACCGTAACGTCTGCCGCCTGACCGCTCCGCTGCTGGAGCAGTTGGCCGAGCGTTGCCCGAACCTGATCGGCTACAAGGACGGTCTGGGCGACATCGAGCTGATGGTCTCGATTCGCCGTCGTCTCGGCGATCGCTTCAGCTACCTCGGCGGTCTGCCGACCGCTGAAGTCTATGCCGCTGCCTACAAGGCACTGGGCGTACCGGTCTATTCGTCGGCGGTGTTCAACTTCATCCCGAAAACCGCGATGGACTTCTACCACGCCATTGCCAAGGACGATCACGCCACCGTCGCCAAGATCATCGACGACTTCTTCCTGCCGTACCTGGACATCCGCAATCGCAAGTCCGGCTACGCCGTGAGCATCGTCAAGGCTGGCGCCAAGATCTCCGGTTACGACGCAGGCCCGGTCCGCGCTCCGCTGACCGATCTGCTGCCCGGCGAATACGAGCAACTGGCTGCGCTGATCAAGGCGCAAGGCGCTCAGTAA
- a CDS encoding NAD-dependent epimerase/dehydratase family protein — translation MTTTSNAPVPFNRLLLTGAAGGLGKVLRERLQPLTKILRLSDIVEMAPAEGEHIEIQLCDLADKQAVHQLVEGVDAILHFGGVSVERPFEEILGPNISGVFHIYEAARRHGVKRVIFASSNHVIGFHKQTDTIDASAARRPDGYYGLSKSYGEDMASFYFDRYGIETVSIRIGSSFTEPLNRRMMSTWLSYDDLVQLIERGLTTPNVGHTVVYGASANKTVWWDNSKAAHLGFQPKDSSEVFRDKVEAQPPVAADDPNALYHGGAFTAAGPFGDD, via the coding sequence ATGACTACGACTTCCAACGCCCCAGTACCCTTCAATCGCCTGCTGCTCACCGGCGCAGCCGGCGGGCTGGGCAAGGTACTGCGCGAACGTCTGCAGCCCCTGACCAAGATCCTGCGTCTCTCGGACATCGTCGAAATGGCGCCGGCCGAAGGTGAGCACATCGAGATTCAGCTCTGCGATCTGGCTGACAAGCAGGCCGTTCATCAGCTCGTTGAAGGTGTCGATGCGATCCTGCATTTCGGTGGGGTGTCGGTGGAACGTCCGTTCGAGGAAATCCTCGGCCCGAACATCAGCGGCGTGTTCCACATCTACGAAGCCGCTCGCCGCCACGGCGTCAAACGCGTGATCTTCGCCAGCTCCAACCATGTCATCGGCTTCCACAAACAGACCGACACCATCGACGCCAGCGCTGCGCGCCGTCCGGATGGTTACTACGGTCTGTCGAAGTCCTACGGCGAAGACATGGCCAGCTTCTATTTCGACCGCTACGGTATCGAGACCGTCAGCATTCGCATCGGCTCCTCGTTCACCGAGCCGCTCAACCGCCGCATGATGAGCACCTGGCTGAGCTACGACGACCTGGTGCAACTGATCGAGCGCGGCCTCACCACTCCGAATGTCGGCCACACCGTGGTCTACGGCGCTTCGGCGAACAAGACCGTGTGGTGGGACAACAGCAAGGCCGCTCACCTGGGCTTCCAGCCCAAGGACAGCTCCGAAGTATTCCGCGACAAGGTCGAGGCACAGCCACCCGTGGCGGCAGACGACCCGAACGCCCTGTATCACGGCGGCGCCTTCACGGCAGCCGGCCCGTTCGGCGACGACTGA
- a CDS encoding SMP-30/gluconolactonase/LRE family protein, producing the protein MPKQAELILDARNSVGESPVWSVQDQALYWADIPNKRLYRWNLADATTQSWEADEMLACIARHGDGSWIAGMESGIFQLTAGDDGRLSGERLIDVNHAREGMRFNDGRSDRQGRFWAGSMLLDMAAGASVGALYRYDGAGQSTLPVLLDDLIVPNGLGFSPDGRTMYLSDSHPSVQLIWAFDYDTDSGTPHNRRLFVDMNDYPGRPDGAAVDADGCYWICGNDAGLIHRFTPAGRLDRSLEVPVKKPTMCAFGGANLDTLYVTSIRPGGNLDDQPLAGGVFALQPGVSGLEETPFQS; encoded by the coding sequence ATGCCCAAGCAAGCCGAACTGATTCTCGATGCACGCAACAGCGTGGGTGAAAGCCCGGTGTGGAGCGTGCAGGATCAGGCCCTTTACTGGGCCGACATCCCCAACAAGCGCCTGTACCGCTGGAACCTGGCCGACGCCACCACGCAAAGCTGGGAAGCGGACGAGATGCTCGCCTGCATCGCCCGACACGGCGACGGCAGCTGGATAGCCGGCATGGAAAGCGGCATCTTCCAGCTGACTGCCGGTGACGATGGGCGGCTCAGCGGCGAACGCCTGATCGACGTCAACCATGCCCGCGAGGGGATGCGCTTCAACGACGGTCGCAGTGACCGCCAGGGCCGTTTCTGGGCAGGCAGCATGCTCCTGGACATGGCGGCAGGCGCCAGCGTCGGCGCCCTGTATCGCTATGACGGCGCCGGGCAAAGCACCCTCCCGGTGCTGCTCGATGACCTGATCGTCCCCAATGGCCTGGGTTTCAGCCCGGACGGCCGCACGATGTATCTGTCCGACTCGCACCCGTCGGTGCAGCTCATCTGGGCGTTCGATTACGACACCGACAGCGGCACGCCGCATAACCGCCGCCTGTTCGTCGACATGAACGACTACCCCGGTCGCCCTGATGGCGCTGCCGTGGATGCCGATGGTTGCTACTGGATCTGCGGCAACGATGCCGGCCTGATTCACCGTTTCACCCCAGCCGGTCGCCTCGATCGCTCGCTGGAAGTACCGGTGAAGAAGCCGACCATGTGCGCCTTCGGCGGCGCCAACCTCGACACCCTGTACGTCACTTCGATTCGCCCGGGCGGCAACCTGGACGATCAACCTCTGGCCGGTGGCGTTTTCGCCCTGCAGCCAGGCGTCAGTGGCCTTGAAGAAACACCGTTTCAGTCCTGA
- a CDS encoding TRAP transporter substrate-binding protein, translating into MNLKRKLLIAALPLAIGLSSLAQAATTLKMAEIHPAGYPTVVAMENLGKKLEEATNGEIKYRMFAGGVLGSEKEVIEQTQIGAVQITRVSLGSVGPVVPDTNVFNMPFVFRDVDHMRKVIDGDVGQEILDKITASEFNMVGLAWMDGGSRSIYTKKPVRKIEDLKGMKIRVIGNPLFIDTLNAMGANGIAMDTGEIFSALQTGVIDGAENNPPTLLEHNHFQSAKYYTQTHHLILPEPLMMSKTAWEKLTPEQQALVKKFAKEAQLEERKLWDEKSAASVEKLKAAGVEFIEIDTKPFYDATAPVREKYGAPYVELIKRIEAVK; encoded by the coding sequence ATGAACCTCAAGCGCAAGTTGCTCATCGCCGCACTCCCGCTGGCCATCGGCCTGTCGAGCCTGGCTCAGGCTGCGACCACCCTGAAGATGGCTGAGATCCATCCCGCCGGTTACCCGACCGTAGTGGCCATGGAAAACCTCGGCAAGAAACTCGAAGAAGCCACCAACGGCGAGATCAAGTACCGCATGTTCGCCGGCGGCGTACTGGGTTCGGAAAAAGAAGTCATCGAACAGACTCAGATCGGTGCCGTGCAGATCACCCGTGTGAGCCTTGGCTCGGTGGGCCCTGTGGTACCGGATACCAACGTGTTCAACATGCCGTTCGTGTTCCGCGACGTCGACCACATGCGCAAAGTCATCGACGGCGACGTCGGTCAGGAGATCCTCGACAAGATCACCGCTTCCGAATTCAACATGGTCGGTCTGGCGTGGATGGATGGCGGCAGCCGCAGCATCTACACCAAGAAGCCGGTTCGCAAGATCGAAGACCTCAAGGGCATGAAGATCCGCGTGATCGGCAACCCGCTGTTCATCGATACCCTCAACGCCATGGGTGCCAACGGCATCGCCATGGACACCGGTGAAATCTTCAGCGCCCTGCAGACCGGCGTGATCGACGGTGCCGAGAACAACCCGCCTACCCTGCTCGAGCACAACCACTTCCAGTCGGCCAAGTACTACACCCAGACCCATCACCTGATCCTGCCGGAGCCGTTGATGATGTCCAAGACTGCCTGGGAGAAACTGACCCCGGAACAGCAGGCACTGGTCAAGAAGTTCGCCAAGGAAGCACAACTCGAAGAGCGCAAGCTGTGGGACGAGAAGAGCGCAGCCAGCGTCGAGAAACTCAAAGCGGCCGGCGTTGAGTTCATCGAAATCGACACCAAGCCCTTCTATGACGCCACTGCTCCGGTTCGCGAGAAGTACGGCGCACCTTATGTCGAGCTGATCAAGCGCATCGAAGCCGTCAAGTAA
- a CDS encoding TRAP transporter small permease: MKNTFLRACDALYMTCIWVAGLSITVMALIIPWGIFARYVLGAGSSWPEPVAILLMALFTFVGAAASYRAGAHMAVTSLTDRLPKAWHGAITLLVELLMAAVCLFMLIWGIKLCMATWNQFLASLTSVRVGMAYSPIPIGGFVTLIFILERLLFGDQSGRRVGNYEHVEEAKEAV, encoded by the coding sequence ATGAAGAATACATTCTTACGCGCCTGTGATGCCCTGTACATGACCTGTATCTGGGTAGCGGGGCTGTCCATCACGGTGATGGCCCTGATCATTCCTTGGGGCATCTTTGCCCGCTACGTACTCGGCGCCGGCTCCAGCTGGCCAGAGCCTGTAGCCATTTTGCTGATGGCACTGTTCACGTTCGTCGGTGCCGCAGCCAGTTACCGCGCTGGGGCGCACATGGCCGTGACTTCCCTGACCGATCGCCTGCCGAAAGCTTGGCATGGCGCAATCACCCTACTGGTGGAACTGCTGATGGCAGCGGTATGCCTGTTCATGCTCATCTGGGGCATCAAACTGTGCATGGCTACCTGGAATCAGTTCCTCGCCTCACTGACATCGGTACGCGTGGGCATGGCCTACTCCCCTATTCCAATCGGTGGTTTCGTGACCCTGATCTTTATCCTCGAAAGACTGTTGTTCGGCGATCAGAGTGGTCGACGAGTGGGCAATTACGAGCATGTTGAAGAAGCCAAGGAGGCCGTGTAA
- a CDS encoding TRAP transporter large permease: MDALILLGSFVLLILLRMPVAYALGLSALIGAWWIDIPLHAVMISVTGGISKFSLLAIPFFVLAGAIMAEGGMSRRLVAFAGVLVGFVRGGLSLVNIMASTFFGAISGSALADTASVGSVMIPEMERNGYPREYATAVTVSGSVQALLTPPSHNSVIYSLAAGGTVSIASLFIAGIGPGLLLSAVMMGLCMFFAKKRNYPKGEVIPLKQALKICMDAIWGLFTMVIILGGIISGIFTATESAAIAVLWAFFVTMFIYRDYKWRDLPKLMHRTVRTISIVMILIAFAASFGYIMTLMQIPSKITTAFMTISDNRYVILMCINFMLLALGTVMDMAPLILILTPILLPVVLSIGVDPVHFGMIMLVNLGIGLITPPVGAVLFVGAAIGKVTIENTVKALLPFYAALFMVLMAVTYIPAISLWLPSVVL, translated from the coding sequence ATGGACGCGCTCATCCTGCTTGGTAGTTTCGTCCTGCTGATTCTGCTGCGTATGCCGGTGGCCTATGCGCTGGGTCTGTCTGCGCTGATCGGCGCCTGGTGGATCGACATCCCGCTGCATGCGGTGATGATTTCCGTCACCGGCGGCATCAGCAAGTTCTCACTGCTGGCCATTCCGTTCTTCGTGCTCGCCGGTGCGATCATGGCCGAGGGCGGTATGTCCCGCCGTCTGGTGGCTTTCGCTGGTGTACTGGTAGGTTTCGTCCGCGGTGGCCTGTCGCTGGTCAACATCATGGCCTCGACCTTCTTCGGTGCGATCTCCGGCTCGGCCCTGGCGGATACCGCCTCGGTAGGGTCGGTGATGATTCCGGAAATGGAGCGCAACGGTTATCCGCGCGAATACGCCACCGCCGTAACGGTGAGTGGCTCGGTACAAGCGCTGCTGACCCCGCCGAGCCACAACTCGGTGATCTACTCGCTGGCCGCTGGTGGTACCGTCTCCATCGCCTCGCTGTTCATCGCCGGCATTGGCCCGGGCCTGCTGCTCAGCGCCGTGATGATGGGTCTGTGCATGTTCTTCGCCAAGAAGCGCAACTACCCGAAAGGCGAAGTCATCCCGCTGAAGCAGGCATTGAAGATCTGCATGGATGCCATCTGGGGCCTGTTCACCATGGTGATCATCCTCGGCGGCATCATCTCCGGCATCTTCACGGCCACCGAGTCGGCGGCCATCGCCGTGCTGTGGGCGTTCTTCGTCACCATGTTCATCTACCGTGACTACAAGTGGCGTGACCTGCCCAAGCTGATGCATCGCACGGTACGCACGATCTCGATCGTGATGATCCTGATCGCCTTCGCCGCCAGCTTCGGCTACATCATGACGCTGATGCAGATTCCGTCGAAGATCACCACCGCGTTCATGACCATCTCGGACAACCGCTACGTGATCCTGATGTGCATCAACTTCATGCTGCTGGCTCTGGGCACGGTGATGGACATGGCGCCGCTGATCCTGATCCTCACCCCGATCCTGTTGCCGGTGGTGCTGTCGATCGGTGTCGATCCGGTGCACTTCGGGATGATCATGCTGGTCAACCTGGGTATCGGGCTGATAACGCCACCAGTGGGTGCGGTGCTGTTCGTCGGCGCGGCGATCGGCAAGGTCACCATCGAAAACACCGTGAAAGCACTGCTGCCGTTCTACGCTGCACTGTTCATGGTGCTGATGGCGGTGACCTACATCCCGGCAATTTCGCTGTGGCTGCCTAGCGTCGTACTCTGA